The following are encoded together in the Chroicocephalus ridibundus unplaced genomic scaffold, bChrRid1.1 SCAFFOLD_26, whole genome shotgun sequence genome:
- the LOC134509702 gene encoding olfactory receptor 14A16-like yields the protein MSNGSSITHFLLLAFADTRELQLLHFWLFLGIYLAALLGNGLIITAVACDHRLHTPMYFFLLNHALLDLGCISTILPKAMANSLWHTRASSFSGCVSQVFFFAFLMSAEFYLLTVMAYDRYVAICKPLHYGSLLGSRACVHMAAAAWGSGLLHALLHTANTFSIPLCQGNGLDQFFCEIPQILKLSCSQSDYLGEVGLIVFGAFFSFACFVFIVVSYVQIFRAMLSIPSGEGRHKAFSTCLPHLAVVSLFINFGMFAYLKPTSISSTDLDLVVSILYSVLPPAVKPLIYSMRKQELRDALTKLLQYTLFHPQ from the coding sequence atgtccaacggcagctccatcacccacttcctcctcctggcattcgcagacacgcgggagctgcagctcttgcacttctggctcttcctgggcatctacctggctgccctcctgggcaatggcctcatcatcactgccgtagcctgtgaccaccgcctccacacccccatgtacttcttcctcctcaaccacGCCCTCCtggacctgggctgcatctccaccattctgcccaaagccatggccaactccctctggcacACCAGGGCCAGCTCCTTCTCgggatgtgtttcccaggtctttttctttgccttcttgatgtcagcagagttttatcttctgacagtcatggcctacgaccggtatgttgccatctgcaaacccctgcactatgggtccctcctgggcagcagagcttgtgtccacatggcagcagctgcctggggcagtggcttactccatgctctcctgcacactgccaatacattttcaatacctctctgccaaggcaatggcctagaccagttcttctgtgaaatcccccagatcctcaagctctcctgctcacaatcagactacctcggggaagttgggcttattgtgtttggtgcctttttttcttttgcgtgttttgttttcattgtggtgtcctacgtgcagatcttcagggccatGCTGAGTATCCCCTCTGGggagggacggcacaaagccttttccacgtgcctccctcacctggccgtggtctctctCTTTATCAATTTTggcatgtttgcctacctgaagcccacctccatctcctccacagatCTAGACTTAGTGGTGTCAATTCTGTACTCGGTGTTGCCTCCAGCAGTGAaacccctcatctacagcatgaggaagcaggagctcagggatgccctgacTAAACTGTTGCAATATACTCTATTTCACCCTCAATGA